In Streptomyces sp. NBC_00878, a single window of DNA contains:
- a CDS encoding dolichyl-phosphate-mannose--protein mannosyltransferase has protein sequence MTSTASSTDTRQGQGVEEQRPTWQQRLRRFGYTPAPRSDVRDRLVPAYTEPSPRLWAAIGLRREAAERIVRWSAWGGPLLVTLIAGVMRFWNLGSPKAVIFDETYYAKDAWALIHRGYEVNWAKNANELILQNGGNVKIPTDPAYVVHPPVGKYVIGLGEWMFGFTPFGWRFMTAVLGTLSVLMLCRIGRRIFRSTFLGCLAGALMAVDGLHFVMSRTALLDQVLMFFVLAAFGCLVIDRDKVRERLAAALPPDADGLVRPDARVAEDTRLGRRPWRLAAGLLLGLAIGTKWNGLYILVAFGLLTVLWDVGSRRVAGARRPHLAVLKHDVGWAFLATVPVAIATYIVSWTGWFLSATNGKGGYYRNWATADGRTSDWSWLFPDWWRSLWHYETQVYDFHVGLHSPHTYQSNPWSWIVTGRPVSYFYESPLPGKDGCPTDAGEKCAREVLALGTPLLWWAAAFAVLYVLWRWLFRRDWRAGAIACGIAAGYLPWFMYQERTIFFFYAVVFLPFLCLAVAMMTGAILGPPGSTERRRVIGAATAGVLVLLIAWNFIYFWPIYTGQAIPIDSWRSRMWLDTWV, from the coding sequence GTGACCAGTACCGCGTCCTCCACGGACACCCGGCAGGGACAGGGCGTCGAAGAGCAGCGGCCGACGTGGCAGCAACGGCTGCGCCGCTTCGGCTACACGCCCGCGCCCAGAAGCGACGTCCGCGACCGCCTGGTGCCCGCGTACACCGAGCCCAGTCCCCGGCTGTGGGCGGCGATCGGACTCCGCCGGGAGGCCGCGGAGCGCATCGTCCGCTGGTCGGCGTGGGGCGGCCCGCTGCTCGTCACGCTGATCGCGGGCGTGATGCGGTTCTGGAACCTGGGCAGCCCGAAGGCGGTGATATTCGACGAGACGTACTACGCCAAGGACGCCTGGGCACTCATTCACCGCGGATACGAGGTCAACTGGGCGAAGAACGCCAACGAGCTGATCCTGCAGAACGGCGGAAACGTCAAGATCCCGACGGACCCCGCCTATGTGGTCCACCCGCCCGTCGGCAAGTACGTCATCGGGCTCGGCGAGTGGATGTTCGGGTTCACGCCGTTCGGCTGGCGGTTCATGACGGCCGTGCTCGGCACGCTGTCGGTGCTGATGCTGTGCCGGATCGGCCGCCGCATCTTCCGCTCGACGTTCCTCGGCTGCCTGGCGGGCGCGCTGATGGCGGTCGACGGCCTGCACTTCGTGATGAGCCGCACCGCGCTGCTCGACCAGGTGCTGATGTTCTTCGTCCTCGCGGCCTTCGGCTGCCTGGTCATCGACCGCGACAAGGTCCGCGAACGCCTGGCCGCCGCGCTCCCACCGGACGCCGACGGCCTCGTACGCCCGGACGCGCGCGTCGCGGAGGACACGCGCCTCGGCCGCCGCCCCTGGCGCCTGGCGGCCGGTCTGCTGCTCGGCCTCGCCATCGGCACGAAGTGGAACGGCCTGTACATCCTCGTCGCGTTCGGCCTGCTGACGGTCCTGTGGGACGTCGGCTCACGGCGGGTGGCAGGCGCCCGCCGCCCCCACCTGGCGGTCCTCAAGCACGACGTGGGCTGGGCGTTCCTCGCCACGGTCCCGGTCGCGATCGCCACGTACATCGTGTCGTGGACGGGCTGGTTCCTCTCGGCCACCAACGGCAAGGGCGGCTACTACCGCAACTGGGCCACAGCCGACGGCCGCACCAGCGACTGGTCCTGGCTGTTCCCGGACTGGTGGCGCAGCCTGTGGCACTACGAGACCCAGGTGTACGACTTCCACGTCGGCCTGCACTCCCCGCACACGTACCAGTCGAACCCGTGGAGCTGGATCGTCACGGGACGTCCGGTCTCGTACTTCTACGAGTCCCCGCTGCCCGGCAAGGACGGCTGCCCGACGGACGCGGGCGAGAAGTGCGCCCGCGAGGTCCTGGCCCTCGGCACACCGCTGCTCTGGTGGGCGGCGGCCTTCGCGGTCCTCTACGTCCTGTGGCGCTGGCTGTTCCGCCGCGACTGGCGCGCGGGCGCGATCGCCTGCGGCATCGCGGCCGGCTACCTCCCCTGGTTCATGTACCAGGAACGCACGATCTTCTTCTTCTACGCCGTAGTCTTCCTCCCCTTCCTCTGCCTGGCCGTCGCCATGATGACCGGCGCGATCCTCGGCCCCCCCGGCTCCACAGAACGCCGCCGCGTAATCGGCGCGGCCACGGCAGGCGTCCTGGTCCTGCTCATCGCCTGGAACTTCATCTACTTCTGGCCGATCTATACGGGGCAGGCGATTCCGATCGACAGTTGGCGGTCTCGGATGTGGCTGGATACTTGGGTTTAG
- a CDS encoding DUF6879 family protein, which translates to MARRLRFNGTGSGEGSCPAVHEDLDTGEVIVHGPRLTDPEALAQLQHIDEDEIPIVMPRNTLIDFGPKDRETEPRIFNPEQFAHLFENFQHSAWHLEMRKRYAVDEATDTYAQFARGEAPTWDLDTPWSQGIRAKTEDGVSVGRVRIVDNPPTPGQLYLLVHAEKNAALGEDVRSMWREDAERVNLPNEDFWIFDSHIVAVCIFDDDDNLTGAELITEPARVNQYNRLRDVAQHYGVPFKQFAAGMAAKEA; encoded by the coding sequence ATGGCTCGACGACTGCGCTTCAACGGTACGGGCAGCGGTGAAGGCAGCTGCCCCGCAGTGCACGAAGACCTGGACACGGGGGAAGTGATCGTCCACGGGCCGCGTCTGACCGACCCGGAGGCACTCGCCCAGCTTCAGCACATCGACGAGGACGAGATCCCGATCGTCATGCCTCGCAACACGTTGATCGACTTCGGGCCGAAGGACCGCGAGACCGAACCGCGCATCTTCAACCCGGAACAGTTCGCCCATCTGTTCGAGAACTTCCAGCACAGCGCGTGGCACCTGGAAATGCGCAAGCGCTATGCGGTCGACGAAGCGACCGACACCTACGCTCAGTTCGCCCGGGGCGAGGCACCGACCTGGGACCTGGACACGCCATGGAGCCAGGGCATCCGAGCGAAGACCGAGGACGGTGTCAGCGTCGGGCGGGTCCGGATCGTCGACAACCCGCCTACCCCGGGTCAGCTGTATCTGCTGGTGCACGCCGAGAAGAACGCGGCCCTCGGCGAGGACGTGCGCAGCATGTGGCGGGAGGACGCCGAGCGCGTCAACCTTCCGAACGAAGACTTCTGGATCTTCGACTCACACATCGTCGCCGTGTGCATCTTCGACGACGATGACAACCTCACGGGTGCCGAGCTGATCACGGAACCGGCGCGCGTGAACCAGTACAACCGACTGCGGGACGTTGCGCAGCACTACGGCGTTCCTTTCAAGCAGTTCGCGGCGGGCATGGCCGCGAAGGAGGCGTAA
- a CDS encoding DUF6232 family protein, whose protein sequence is MSKGALWVGSDTYPLRNIARTSMKQLVPDRAKAKTEFVKKLVLHLVLVFAGLGFMSASTFVGLLLLAVGAGLIARSFHRLQQVLNAPTLYVLEITTSGSPQTALTSDDQGLMDKVFQQVMEAMDNPEIQFRYEMPTYNISSGDNIYQFGDNNTGKVTR, encoded by the coding sequence GTGAGCAAAGGTGCCCTGTGGGTGGGTTCGGACACCTATCCCTTGCGCAACATCGCCCGTACGTCGATGAAGCAGCTCGTGCCCGACCGCGCCAAGGCCAAGACCGAGTTCGTGAAGAAGCTGGTGCTCCACTTGGTCCTGGTCTTCGCCGGGCTGGGGTTCATGTCGGCGTCCACCTTCGTGGGGCTCCTGCTGCTGGCCGTCGGCGCCGGGCTGATCGCCCGCAGTTTCCACCGGCTCCAGCAGGTGCTGAACGCTCCGACGCTGTACGTCCTGGAAATCACGACGTCGGGATCGCCGCAGACCGCACTCACGAGCGACGACCAGGGACTGATGGACAAAGTCTTCCAGCAGGTCATGGAAGCGATGGACAACCCGGAAATCCAGTTCCGCTACGAAATGCCGACGTACAACATCAGCAGCGGGGACAATATCTATCAGTTCGGCGACAACAACACGGGCAAGGTGACCAGGTGA
- a CDS encoding protein kinase: MSGSPPELPIVVLDALMPTAQRLVLNRRGSMVWEVESRRGHYAVKVGYPIEATTDWAAQPWTALAPAREGAVLHRLGFVDFAYGEWEQGTWNFQPWHEGPDLYQLWEPCRRRDAPLAPHTGVALGCVEALAELHAQDWAHGDVQPAHFIIGPERTHLIDLALALAQGGHVPEGYDFPFRGCLVHYEAPEIARSVLATGEAEPTQEADIYALGASLLISATGWRAMEYPDAAPRSVQREAVANGRRRPVKAPGELGELIDAMLSHAPEDRPTTYEVGKALH, from the coding sequence TTGTCCGGGTCACCCCCTGAACTGCCGATCGTGGTACTCGACGCACTCATGCCCACGGCCCAGCGCCTGGTGCTCAACCGCCGGGGCTCCATGGTCTGGGAGGTGGAGAGCCGTCGGGGCCACTACGCCGTGAAGGTCGGCTATCCGATCGAGGCCACGACCGACTGGGCCGCCCAGCCCTGGACCGCCCTCGCACCCGCACGCGAGGGGGCCGTGCTGCATCGCCTCGGCTTCGTCGACTTCGCGTACGGCGAGTGGGAGCAAGGAACCTGGAACTTCCAGCCGTGGCACGAGGGGCCGGACCTGTACCAGCTGTGGGAGCCCTGCCGTAGGCGAGACGCGCCCCTCGCGCCGCACACCGGCGTGGCCCTGGGATGCGTCGAAGCACTGGCCGAACTCCACGCCCAGGACTGGGCCCACGGTGACGTACAGCCCGCCCACTTCATCATCGGGCCCGAGCGAACCCACCTCATCGACCTCGCCCTTGCCCTTGCCCAAGGCGGACACGTGCCCGAGGGGTACGACTTCCCGTTCCGCGGCTGCCTCGTCCACTACGAGGCACCGGAGATCGCCCGGAGCGTGCTCGCCACCGGAGAAGCCGAGCCGACCCAGGAAGCCGACATCTACGCGCTCGGCGCCTCCCTGCTCATCTCCGCTACCGGCTGGCGGGCGATGGAGTACCCGGACGCCGCTCCCCGCTCAGTGCAGAGAGAGGCCGTGGCGAACGGTCGGCGTCGGCCGGTGAAGGCACCCGGTGAACTGGGCGAACTGATCGACGCGATGCTCAGCCATGCGCCAGAGGACCGACCCACCACCTACGAGGTGGGCAAAGCCCTGCACTGA
- a CDS encoding ubiquitin-like domain-containing protein produces the protein MSSSQYETYGPMYETPEPYGHGSGYGYGYGYADTYRPAYEDPAYANPACEDPAYGDPAYGDPAYGDPACEDPAYVDPAYVDPACGEPAYVEPAYESAAVDEGRPGPEGPTLPRQVPPTLETPRPGGRVEARRAARRRRSAERPDVRRLLPQALVVAFLAGGTTAFVADDKAIELNVDGKPRTLHTFADDVTELLADEGVEVGAHDIVAPGPGAALTSGDEVAVRYGRPVRLTLDGQRSRVWTTARTVDGALRELGVRAEGAYVSVPRSRRIGREGLALDVRTERTVTVMADGRARTVRTNAATVREVVADAGITLRGEDTLSVPSGSFPRDGQTVMVMRITEGQEVREEPIAFDVWRTEDPGLFRGTEVVERPGRPGLRRVTYALRTVNGVKERPRRLRSEVVQVPRTQVVKVGTRPLPTSVQGADSLNWQGLAHCESRGRPGAVDSSGTYGGLYQFDTLTWRGLGGAGRPQDAPAAEQTLRAKKLYVRRGASPWPHCGGRLHG, from the coding sequence GTGAGCAGTTCGCAGTACGAGACGTATGGCCCGATGTACGAGACCCCCGAACCGTACGGGCACGGAAGCGGATACGGATACGGATACGGATACGCGGACACGTATCGGCCGGCGTACGAGGACCCGGCGTATGCGAACCCGGCGTGCGAGGACCCGGCGTACGGGGACCCGGCGTACGGGGACCCGGCGTACGGGGACCCGGCGTGCGAGGACCCGGCGTACGTGGACCCGGCGTACGTGGACCCGGCGTGCGGGGAACCGGCGTACGTGGAACCGGCATATGAGAGTGCGGCCGTGGACGAGGGCCGGCCTGGGCCGGAGGGGCCGACGCTTCCCCGGCAGGTTCCGCCCACGCTGGAGACGCCGCGCCCCGGCGGCCGTGTCGAAGCCCGGCGGGCCGCCCGGCGGCGGCGGAGCGCCGAGCGGCCCGACGTGCGCAGGCTGCTGCCGCAGGCGCTGGTCGTGGCGTTCCTCGCGGGCGGCACCACCGCGTTCGTCGCCGACGACAAGGCGATCGAGCTGAACGTCGACGGGAAGCCGCGCACGCTGCACACCTTCGCCGACGACGTCACCGAACTGCTCGCCGACGAGGGCGTCGAGGTGGGCGCCCACGACATCGTCGCGCCCGGCCCCGGGGCTGCTCTGACCAGCGGGGACGAGGTGGCCGTGCGGTACGGGCGGCCCGTGCGCCTCACCCTCGACGGGCAGCGGAGCAGGGTGTGGACCACGGCCCGTACGGTGGACGGCGCGCTGCGGGAGCTCGGGGTGCGTGCGGAGGGCGCGTACGTCTCGGTTCCGCGCTCCCGGCGGATCGGGCGGGAAGGGCTCGCGCTCGACGTCCGTACCGAGCGGACCGTGACGGTCATGGCGGACGGGCGGGCGCGGACGGTCCGGACGAACGCGGCGACCGTCCGCGAGGTCGTGGCGGACGCCGGGATCACGCTGCGCGGGGAGGACACCCTGTCCGTGCCGTCCGGGAGCTTTCCACGGGACGGGCAGACGGTGATGGTCATGCGGATCACCGAGGGGCAGGAGGTCCGCGAGGAGCCGATCGCCTTCGACGTGTGGCGGACCGAGGATCCGGGGTTGTTCCGGGGGACCGAGGTCGTCGAGCGGCCGGGGCGGCCGGGGCTGCGGCGGGTCACGTACGCGCTCCGTACGGTCAACGGGGTGAAGGAGCGGCCGCGGCGGCTCCGGTCCGAGGTGGTGCAGGTGCCGCGGACGCAGGTGGTGAAGGTGGGGACGAGGCCGTTGCCGACGTCCGTGCAGGGGGCGGACAGCCTGAACTGGCAGGGGCTGGCCCACTGTGAGTCGCGTGGGCGGCCGGGGGCGGTTGATTCCTCCGGCACGTACGGGGGGCTCTACCAGTTCGACACCCTGACCTGGCGGGGGCTCGGTGGCGCGGGACGCCCGCAGGACGCGCCCGCGGCCGAGCAGACGCTCCGCGCGAAGAAGCTGTATGTGCGGCGGGGGGCGAGTCCCTGGCCGCATTGTGGGGGGCGGCTGCATGGCTGA
- a CDS encoding TatD family hydrolase, with the protein MPSNAEAPPLPDPLRVPVADSHTHLDMQSGTVAEGLAKAASVGVTTVVQVGCDVKGSRWAAQTALDHEAVHATVALHPNEAPRIVHGDPDGWSRQGARVAGGDDALDEALAEIDRLAALPQVKGVGETGLDYFRTGPEGKSAQERSFRAHIEIAKRHGKALVIHDRDAHADVLRVLKEEGAPERTVFHCYSGDAAMAEICAGAGYYMSFAGNMTFKNAQPLRDALAVAPLELVLVETDAPFLTPVPYRGRPNAPYLIPVTVRAMAAVRGLDEDALATAISANTARAFDF; encoded by the coding sequence ATGCCTTCCAACGCCGAAGCCCCGCCCCTGCCGGATCCGCTCCGGGTGCCGGTCGCCGACTCGCACACCCACCTCGACATGCAGTCCGGCACGGTCGCGGAGGGTCTCGCGAAGGCCGCGTCGGTCGGTGTGACGACGGTCGTGCAGGTCGGCTGCGACGTGAAGGGCTCGCGCTGGGCCGCCCAGACGGCCCTGGACCACGAGGCCGTCCACGCGACCGTCGCGCTGCACCCGAACGAGGCCCCGCGGATCGTGCACGGCGACCCCGACGGCTGGTCCCGGCAGGGCGCGCGAGTGGCCGGTGGCGACGACGCGCTGGACGAGGCGCTCGCCGAGATCGACCGGCTCGCGGCCCTTCCGCAGGTCAAGGGCGTCGGCGAGACCGGCCTCGACTACTTCCGCACCGGGCCCGAGGGAAAGTCCGCCCAGGAGAGGTCCTTCCGCGCCCATATCGAGATCGCCAAGCGGCACGGCAAGGCGCTGGTCATCCATGACCGGGACGCCCACGCCGACGTGTTGCGGGTCCTGAAGGAGGAGGGCGCCCCCGAGCGGACCGTCTTCCACTGCTACTCCGGTGACGCCGCCATGGCGGAGATCTGCGCCGGCGCCGGCTACTACATGTCGTTCGCCGGGAACATGACCTTCAAGAACGCCCAGCCGTTGCGCGACGCTCTCGCCGTGGCCCCGCTCGAACTGGTCCTCGTCGAGACCGACGCGCCCTTCCTGACCCCCGTGCCGTACCGCGGACGGCCTAACGCCCCGTATCTCATTCCGGTCACGGTCCGCGCCATGGCCGCGGTGCGGGGCCTGGACGAGGACGCGCTGGCGACGGCGATCTCGGCGAACACGGCCCGCGCGTTCGATTTCTGA
- the rsmI gene encoding 16S rRNA (cytidine(1402)-2'-O)-methyltransferase, protein MTGTLVLAGTPIGDIADAPPRLTAELAGADVIAAEDTRRLRRLTQALDVQPSGRVVSYFEGNESARTPELVEALVGGARVLLVTDAGMPSVSDPGYRLVAAAVAKDIKVTAVPGPSAVLTALALSGLPVDRFCFEGFLPRKAGERLSRLREVAGERRTLVYFEAPHRLDDTLAAMAEVFGTQRRAAVCRELTKTYEEVKRGPLGELAAWAAEGVRGEITVVVEGAPETVESLDAEELVRRVRVREEAGERRKEAIAAVAADAGLPKREVFDAVVAAKNAAPPSA, encoded by the coding sequence GTGACAGGAACCCTTGTACTCGCAGGCACGCCCATCGGGGACATCGCGGACGCGCCGCCCCGGCTGACGGCGGAGTTGGCGGGCGCCGACGTCATCGCCGCCGAGGACACGCGGCGCCTGAGGCGGCTGACGCAGGCGCTGGACGTACAGCCGTCCGGGCGCGTCGTGTCGTACTTCGAGGGCAACGAGTCGGCGCGTACGCCCGAACTCGTCGAGGCGCTGGTGGGCGGGGCGCGCGTGCTGCTCGTGACGGACGCCGGGATGCCGTCCGTGTCCGACCCGGGGTACCGGCTGGTCGCCGCCGCCGTCGCGAAGGACATCAAGGTCACGGCCGTCCCGGGGCCCTCCGCGGTGCTCACCGCGCTCGCGCTGTCCGGGCTGCCCGTCGACCGGTTCTGCTTCGAGGGATTCCTGCCGAGGAAGGCAGGCGAGCGGCTGTCGCGACTGCGGGAGGTCGCGGGCGAGCGGCGCACACTCGTGTACTTCGAGGCGCCGCACCGCCTCGACGACACACTCGCCGCGATGGCCGAGGTGTTCGGCACGCAGCGGCGGGCCGCCGTCTGCCGCGAACTGACCAAGACGTACGAGGAGGTCAAGCGCGGGCCGCTGGGCGAACTCGCCGCCTGGGCCGCCGAAGGGGTGCGCGGCGAGATCACCGTCGTCGTGGAGGGTGCCCCGGAGACCGTCGAGTCGCTCGACGCCGAGGAACTGGTGCGCAGGGTGCGGGTGCGCGAGGAGGCAGGGGAGCGGCGCAAGGAGGCGATCGCCGCCGTCGCCGCGGACGCGGGCCTGCCCAAGCGCGAGGTCTTCGACGCGGTCGTCGCGGCGAAGAACGCGGCGCCCCCGAGTGCATGA
- a CDS encoding MvdC/MvdD family ATP grasp protein translates to MSSPVLVVTQLDDATADGVIEELNRRSVPVVRLDPGDFPAAVVVDARVGDVGLVGGLRTATRAADLDQVRSVYWRRPSPYSAPEGVGAQDARWCVDQARYGLGGLLAALPGAHYVNHPWRNRDAEYKPAQLAAAARSGLHVPPTLLTNDRERAASSLASTGPSSTSRCATPTTPTTTGTGSPCGSRRWSPTPSGPASRRPCTSSSSA, encoded by the coding sequence TTGTCGTCACCGGTTCTTGTCGTCACCCAGCTCGACGACGCGACCGCCGATGGGGTCATCGAGGAGCTGAATCGTCGGTCGGTTCCGGTCGTACGGCTCGACCCGGGCGACTTCCCAGCAGCTGTCGTCGTTGACGCGCGTGTGGGCGATGTCGGCCTCGTCGGCGGTTTGCGGACCGCGACCCGGGCGGCGGATCTCGACCAGGTCCGTTCGGTTTACTGGCGCCGCCCCAGCCCGTACAGCGCTCCCGAGGGGGTGGGCGCCCAGGACGCCCGCTGGTGCGTGGACCAGGCCCGCTATGGGCTGGGCGGCCTGCTCGCCGCACTGCCCGGCGCGCACTACGTCAACCACCCCTGGCGCAACCGGGACGCGGAGTACAAGCCCGCTCAACTGGCCGCCGCTGCCCGCAGCGGTCTGCACGTACCCCCGACGCTCCTCACCAACGATCGGGAACGGGCCGCCAGTTCACTCGCGAGTACGGGCCCGTCGTCTACAAGCCGCTGCGCAACACCGACTACGCCGACCACGACGGGCACGGGCTCACCGTGTGGGTCGAGGAGGTGGAGCCCCACGCCCTCGGGGCCGGCGTCGCGCAGACCATGCACCTCTTCCAGCAGCGCGTGA
- a CDS encoding putative ATP-grasp-modified RiPP yields MTESTAVPFGLTRMRPFPDAVDLVPATVVLDPKTQTGRWLGPDGLDIPELDRHKRSETSKETKTKTSLDGNPDEGGDQQGDSD; encoded by the coding sequence GTGACCGAATCAACCGCCGTACCCTTCGGCCTGACCCGGATGCGGCCCTTCCCGGACGCCGTGGATCTGGTTCCGGCCACGGTAGTGCTGGACCCGAAGACGCAGACCGGACGGTGGCTGGGCCCGGACGGGCTGGACATCCCCGAGTTGGACCGGCACAAGAGGTCCGAGACTTCGAAGGAGACGAAGACGAAGACGAGCCTGGACGGGAATCCCGACGAGGGCGGGGACCAGCAGGGAGACAGCGATTGA
- the tgmC gene encoding ATP-grasp peptide maturase system methyltransferase, whose protein sequence is MTNAAALRRDLADSLAARGQLTDPAWRTAVEEVPRELFLGRAFYRPLGTQWEPVRREDLSEDEWLRLAYSDTTWVTQVDGVDAADSPGARSGRPTSSSTLPSLIMRTIELAGLQDDDKVLEIGTGTGYSTAILSHRLGGENVYSIEYDERLADLAADRIRAAGHSPQLVTGDGLQGHRGGAEYDAIIATCSVRSIPPSWLFQLRDGGSITTTISGWMLASGMIRLTLDDEGVARGRFTGDAVSYMLARPHERPPHPNFYPHPGKTRPTRVSPALLDRWTGHFLAQLAAPSAELLRLGDDVILLDVATGSQAWTEPDGNGWAVHQNGPLNLWDQVEDALVTWQEAGSPDQTSFGMTVTDLNQIVWLGHPEGPCWRLPN, encoded by the coding sequence ATGACCAATGCCGCTGCCCTCCGCCGGGACCTCGCCGACAGCCTCGCGGCCCGAGGCCAACTGACAGACCCCGCATGGCGAACCGCTGTCGAGGAGGTGCCCCGCGAACTCTTCCTCGGCAGGGCGTTCTACCGACCGCTCGGAACGCAGTGGGAACCCGTACGCCGCGAAGATCTCAGCGAGGACGAGTGGCTACGCCTGGCGTACTCGGACACCACCTGGGTCACACAGGTGGACGGCGTCGACGCTGCCGACTCCCCAGGCGCGCGCTCCGGGCGCCCGACCTCCTCAAGCACCTTGCCCTCCCTCATCATGAGGACCATCGAGCTCGCCGGACTCCAGGACGACGACAAGGTGCTGGAGATCGGCACCGGAACCGGCTACTCCACCGCGATCCTGTCCCACCGCCTGGGCGGCGAGAACGTCTATTCCATCGAGTACGACGAGCGCCTCGCGGACCTCGCCGCCGACCGCATCCGTGCCGCGGGGCACAGTCCCCAACTCGTCACCGGCGACGGCCTCCAGGGCCACAGGGGAGGCGCCGAGTACGACGCGATCATCGCCACGTGCTCCGTACGCAGCATCCCGCCCTCATGGCTGTTCCAGCTCCGCGACGGAGGCAGCATCACCACCACCATCAGCGGCTGGATGCTCGCCTCCGGCATGATCCGCCTCACCCTCGACGACGAGGGCGTCGCGCGCGGGCGCTTCACCGGGGACGCTGTCTCGTACATGCTTGCCCGCCCCCACGAGCGCCCTCCCCACCCCAACTTCTACCCGCACCCGGGCAAGACCCGTCCCACCCGGGTGAGTCCCGCCCTGCTCGACCGGTGGACCGGGCACTTCCTGGCACAACTCGCCGCACCCTCGGCCGAGTTGCTGCGCCTGGGCGACGACGTGATCCTCCTCGACGTGGCCACCGGCTCGCAGGCATGGACAGAACCCGACGGAAACGGCTGGGCAGTCCACCAGAACGGGCCGCTGAACCTGTGGGATCAGGTCGAAGACGCGTTGGTGACATGGCAAGAGGCAGGCTCGCCCGACCAGACATCGTTCGGGATGACCGTCACGGACTTGAACCAGATCGTCTGGCTGGGGCATCCGGAAGGGCCGTGTTGGCGTTTGCCGAACTGA
- a CDS encoding helix-turn-helix transcriptional regulator has translation MSTDYQQAREALGVRLRELRLSAPDGRLTGTALARRLGWPNSKVSKLELGKQTATPEDLDQWATACGQPAAYQELRARLAGFESHIRSWRRQLVGGHKPVQDVHNEAQANSRVLRAWESSWVVGVLQTPDYARAVLTRSAELHRSPRDIEEAVRARMRRQELLYSGGRRYHIILWEPVLRSLVCSPSVLVAQLDRLTGVIGMDTVELGIVPLTASLKVPPGLGFWIYDDRQVVTEAWHAEMWLDDDDSVALYLRTWKTLRESAVYGADAHNVINAARRALNPR, from the coding sequence GTGAGCACGGACTATCAGCAGGCCCGCGAAGCCCTCGGGGTGCGGCTCCGGGAACTTCGGCTTTCCGCCCCTGACGGCCGGCTCACCGGCACTGCCCTCGCTCGCCGACTCGGCTGGCCCAACTCGAAGGTCTCGAAGCTGGAGTTGGGCAAGCAGACGGCTACCCCGGAGGACTTGGACCAGTGGGCAACGGCGTGCGGCCAGCCAGCGGCTTATCAGGAACTGCGGGCCAGGCTGGCGGGGTTCGAGTCGCACATCCGCTCATGGCGCAGGCAGCTTGTCGGCGGACACAAGCCCGTGCAGGACGTCCACAACGAGGCGCAGGCCAATTCGAGGGTGCTGCGCGCCTGGGAGTCCTCTTGGGTCGTGGGCGTCCTTCAGACCCCCGACTACGCACGCGCCGTGCTCACCCGTTCTGCCGAACTGCACAGGTCCCCACGGGACATTGAGGAAGCCGTACGGGCCCGCATGAGGCGTCAGGAGCTTCTGTACAGCGGGGGCAGGCGCTACCACATCATCCTGTGGGAACCGGTCCTGCGGTCGCTGGTCTGCTCGCCCTCGGTACTCGTCGCCCAACTCGACCGGCTTACGGGCGTCATCGGCATGGACACCGTGGAGCTTGGCATCGTGCCGCTCACCGCGTCTCTGAAGGTTCCGCCCGGTCTGGGTTTCTGGATCTACGACGATCGCCAGGTCGTCACCGAGGCTTGGCACGCCGAGATGTGGCTCGATGACGACGACAGCGTCGCCCTCTACCTGCGGACCTGGAAGACCTTGCGCGAGTCGGCTGTGTACGGGGCCGACGCCCACAACGTCATCAATGCCGCCCGCCGTGCGCTGAACCCCCGTTGA